Proteins encoded in a region of the Mucilaginibacter sabulilitoris genome:
- the holA gene encoding DNA polymerase III subunit delta: MTAAEILKDIKNRKYKPLYLLHGEEPYFIDLVSNYIEDSLLPEAEKGFNQTVVYGKDTDMMAVLNAAKRYPMMADYQVVLVKEAQDIKWGKDDDKKGIDPLLSYLENPLQSTILVFCYKYGKFDKRKKTYKAIEKNGLVFESAPLYDSKIPVWIEGYITDKGYKINPSASAMLSEYLGNDLAKIANELEKLMLNVTAGQEITLKHIQDNIGISKEYNVFELQTALSKKDAYKVNQIINYFEANPKANPIVLVLGNLNNYFSKVLAYHYVKDKSQQNLARELGVNPYFVKDYEQAGRSYNYQKTMQIISYLREYDLKSKGVESNAPHGELMKELMFKILH; this comes from the coding sequence ATGACTGCAGCAGAGATATTAAAAGATATTAAAAACCGTAAATATAAACCCCTGTATCTGCTGCATGGTGAAGAACCTTATTTTATTGATCTGGTAAGCAATTATATTGAAGACAGTTTACTGCCAGAGGCCGAGAAGGGCTTTAACCAAACAGTTGTTTATGGCAAGGATACGGATATGATGGCGGTACTTAACGCTGCCAAGCGCTATCCAATGATGGCCGATTACCAGGTTGTATTGGTAAAGGAGGCCCAGGACATAAAATGGGGTAAAGATGATGATAAAAAAGGTATCGATCCTTTACTGAGCTATCTTGAGAACCCTTTGCAAAGCACCATATTGGTGTTTTGCTATAAATATGGCAAGTTTGATAAACGAAAAAAAACTTATAAGGCCATAGAAAAAAATGGACTTGTTTTTGAATCGGCCCCCTTGTATGATAGTAAAATACCGGTCTGGATAGAGGGCTATATAACCGACAAAGGGTATAAAATTAATCCGTCGGCATCGGCTATGCTCTCTGAGTACCTGGGTAATGATCTAGCGAAAATTGCCAACGAGCTGGAAAAACTGATGCTGAATGTAACGGCTGGTCAGGAAATTACACTAAAACATATACAGGATAATATAGGCATTAGTAAAGAATACAATGTATTTGAACTGCAAACAGCCTTGAGCAAAAAGGACGCCTATAAGGTAAACCAGATCATTAATTATTTTGAGGCCAACCCAAAAGCCAACCCCATTGTGCTGGTGCTGGGTAACCTGAATAATTATTTTAGCAAGGTGCTTGCTTATCACTATGTAAAAGATAAATCGCAGCAAAATCTGGCGCGCGAGTTGGGGGTAAACCCATACTTTGTAAAGGACTATGAACAGGCTGGCCGTAGCTACAATTATCAAAAAACCATGCAGATTATTAGTTACCTACGCGAATACGACCTAAAGAGCAAAGGTGTTGAATCAAACGCGCCCCATGGCGAGCTAATGAAGGAACTGATGTTTAAGATACTCCATTAA
- the cysC gene encoding adenylyl-sulfate kinase, with the protein MILLFCGLSGAGKTTLAKSVAIGLSELGIKTEIIDGDEYRQEVCKDLGFSRNERSENIRRLGFIASRFSAHGIITIVSAINPYDNIRRELVERYGHVSIVHVDCPVDQLIERDTKGLYKRALLPQRHPNKLLNLTGINDQFDVPYDADLYINTGRNTIQQSTSLLLYYILNNLYPAEAITNKMTDNL; encoded by the coding sequence ATGATACTTTTATTTTGCGGCTTGTCGGGGGCGGGCAAAACAACACTGGCAAAAAGTGTTGCCATCGGATTATCCGAACTCGGGATAAAGACCGAAATAATTGACGGTGATGAATATCGTCAGGAAGTTTGTAAGGATCTTGGGTTTTCCAGAAATGAAAGAAGTGAGAATATCAGGAGGCTGGGGTTCATTGCTAGCCGGTTTTCGGCACACGGTATAATTACCATTGTCAGTGCCATCAATCCTTACGATAATATCAGGCGCGAACTTGTTGAGCGATATGGTCATGTAAGCATTGTACATGTTGATTGCCCGGTTGACCAGTTAATTGAGCGCGATACCAAAGGGTTGTATAAAAGAGCTCTTTTACCCCAGCGCCACCCCAACAAATTATTAAACTTAACGGGCATCAATGATCAGTTTGATGTACCCTATGATGCTGATCTTTATATTAATACCGGCAGGAACACTATACAGCAAAGTACCTCGTTATTACTTTATTACATACTCAATAACCTTTATCCTGCCGAAGCTATAACAAATAAAATGACTGATAATTTATAA
- a CDS encoding sulfotransferase, which yields MQKRTLIIAGMHRSGTSLISHWLAKCGLQLGEKLVGPGYGNVDGHFEDVEFLKMHEEVLTNNNLPSSGLTDVQIDSFSIYEKEKLKSIIKIKQQLYDQWGWKDPRTCLFLDVYQELLPDACYLIILRDYQSVVSSLLRREFKDVDDKYMARTYFSRLVWQKIRRSQKLQEFYHAYAVKFLKVWVAYNHDILKCIKKLNNDSFVVINYSTLCKEDTPLFSHLKNNWNFSLKYFRFKDIFKESQMGEDINIDHYITDRALIENAKQLQDELKGYMQLV from the coding sequence ATGCAGAAAAGAACACTCATCATTGCAGGAATGCACCGTTCGGGTACCTCTCTTATTTCACATTGGCTTGCCAAATGCGGGTTACAGTTGGGCGAAAAACTTGTTGGGCCCGGCTACGGAAACGTAGACGGACATTTTGAGGATGTGGAATTTTTAAAGATGCACGAAGAGGTATTGACTAACAATAACCTGCCATCCTCTGGTTTAACCGATGTACAAATTGACAGTTTTTCTATATATGAAAAAGAGAAGCTAAAAAGTATAATTAAAATTAAGCAGCAGCTGTACGATCAATGGGGCTGGAAAGACCCGCGTACATGCCTTTTTCTGGATGTTTATCAGGAGCTGCTTCCTGATGCTTGTTATTTGATCATTCTGCGTGATTATCAATCAGTAGTGAGCTCATTATTAAGACGTGAGTTTAAGGACGTTGATGATAAATATATGGCCCGTACCTATTTTTCGAGGCTGGTATGGCAAAAGATAAGAAGATCGCAGAAACTACAGGAATTTTATCATGCTTATGCTGTAAAATTCTTGAAAGTATGGGTGGCCTATAATCACGACATTTTAAAATGTATAAAAAAGCTGAACAATGATTCTTTTGTGGTCATCAATTATTCAACATTATGTAAAGAGGATACTCCGCTTTTCTCGCACCTTAAAAACAACTGGAACTTTTCGCTGAAATATTTCAGGTTTAAGGATATATTTAAAGAAAGTCAGATGGGTGAGGATATAAATATTGACCATTATATAACTGATAGAGCGCTCATAGAAAACGCCAAACAACTTCAGGATGAGCTTAAAGGATATATGCAGCTTGTTTGA
- a CDS encoding valine--tRNA ligase — translation MSISKTYLPKETEEKWYSYWLKHDFFKSVPDEREPYTIVIPPPNVTGVLHMGHMLNNTIQDVLVRRARMKGKNACWVPGTDHASIATEAKVVAMLKERGISKADLTRPEFLTYAWEWKEKYGGIILEQLKKLGASCDWDRTRFTMDEDLSEAVIDTFIHLYKKGWIYRGVRMVNWDPQGKTAVSDEEVIRKEVNQKLYYIRYSVAVDELSAMSEARATHHSPASSHYLTIATTRPETIMADSAICINPNDERYLHLHGKKVFIPLINREIPVILDEYVTMDFGTGCLKVTPAHDLNDYELGQKHHLPVIDILNDDGTLNERAQILVGEDRFAARKKIAVLLEEAGALAKVEDYKSQIGFSERTDAVIEPKLSMQWFCKMSEMAKPALDYVLNGEIKLIPDKFINTYRHWMENVRDWNISRQLWWGQQIPAWYLPNGEFVIAKNAEEALTEAKLKNPAITVDDLTQDPDVVDTWFSSWLWPISVFDGFKNPDNADINYYYPTNDLVTAPEILFFWVARMIMAGHEFRGEVPFKNVYLTGIVRDKLGRKMSKSLGNSPNPLDLIEKYGADGVRVGMLLCSPAGNDLMFDESYCEQGRNFANKIWNAFKLVKGWEVDDNLKNPNKIANEWFGNRFNQALGEIEDNFKQYRLSEALMATYKLVWDDFCAWYLEMIKPAYQQPIDRATYTTSVQYFENILKVLHPFMPFLTEELWHDELFGARDEKDCCIVAQLPAIGEINSQILNDLEVIKTIVTQIRNIRNTKQISPKEALELSVKINSGLQYQQYEPIIVKLGNISKFSTVTDKVNGAVNFIASTDEFYIPLSENIDPVAERTRLEKEKEYLLGFLKSVNAKLGNERFMSNAKPEIIEVELRKKADAEAKLQIIQEALDGLAD, via the coding sequence ATGAGTATTTCTAAAACATATTTGCCCAAAGAAACCGAAGAAAAGTGGTACAGTTACTGGTTAAAGCACGATTTTTTTAAATCGGTGCCCGATGAGCGCGAGCCCTACACCATAGTCATTCCGCCACCAAATGTCACCGGTGTCTTGCACATGGGGCACATGTTGAACAATACCATACAGGATGTATTGGTTCGCCGTGCCCGTATGAAAGGCAAAAACGCCTGTTGGGTTCCCGGTACTGATCATGCCAGCATAGCTACCGAAGCCAAGGTTGTGGCCATGCTCAAAGAGCGTGGCATCAGTAAAGCCGACCTTACTCGACCCGAGTTTTTGACTTATGCCTGGGAGTGGAAAGAGAAATATGGCGGTATTATTCTGGAGCAGCTTAAGAAATTAGGGGCCTCGTGCGACTGGGACCGCACTCGCTTTACTATGGATGAGGATTTATCTGAAGCGGTGATAGATACTTTTATCCACTTGTATAAAAAAGGCTGGATCTATCGCGGTGTAAGGATGGTGAACTGGGATCCGCAAGGCAAAACGGCGGTATCCGATGAAGAAGTTATCCGTAAGGAGGTTAATCAGAAGCTTTATTATATACGTTACTCGGTTGCCGTTGATGAGTTATCGGCTATGAGTGAAGCAAGAGCAACTCACCACTCACCTGCAAGTTCTCACTACCTGACCATTGCTACCACACGCCCGGAAACCATAATGGCCGATTCGGCTATTTGCATAAACCCGAATGACGAGCGTTATCTGCACCTGCATGGTAAAAAGGTGTTTATCCCTTTAATTAACCGTGAAATACCTGTTATTCTGGATGAATATGTGACCATGGATTTTGGTACAGGCTGTTTAAAGGTTACCCCGGCGCATGATTTGAATGACTATGAACTGGGCCAGAAACATCATTTGCCCGTTATTGATATTTTAAATGATGATGGTACATTGAACGAAAGGGCCCAGATACTGGTTGGTGAAGACCGTTTTGCCGCACGTAAAAAGATTGCTGTACTGCTTGAAGAGGCCGGCGCGCTGGCAAAGGTTGAAGATTATAAATCACAAATAGGATTTTCAGAACGTACCGACGCGGTTATTGAACCTAAGCTCTCTATGCAGTGGTTTTGTAAAATGAGCGAGATGGCCAAACCCGCCCTTGATTATGTGCTAAACGGAGAAATAAAGCTGATTCCTGATAAATTTATAAATACCTATCGCCATTGGATGGAGAATGTGAGGGATTGGAATATTAGCAGGCAATTATGGTGGGGGCAGCAAATCCCTGCCTGGTACCTTCCAAACGGTGAGTTTGTAATAGCCAAAAATGCTGAAGAAGCATTAACGGAAGCAAAACTCAAAAATCCCGCGATCACCGTTGATGACCTGACCCAGGACCCTGATGTGGTAGATACCTGGTTTTCATCGTGGTTGTGGCCAATATCGGTATTTGATGGTTTTAAAAACCCTGATAATGCCGACATCAACTATTATTATCCTACTAACGATCTGGTGACCGCGCCGGAAATCTTGTTTTTCTGGGTAGCGAGGATGATTATGGCCGGGCACGAATTTCGGGGAGAAGTCCCGTTTAAAAACGTTTACCTTACCGGTATAGTGCGCGATAAACTGGGCCGTAAAATGTCAAAATCGCTTGGCAACTCACCTAATCCGCTCGATTTAATAGAGAAATATGGCGCCGATGGTGTAAGGGTAGGCATGCTGCTTTGCTCGCCTGCCGGTAACGACCTCATGTTTGATGAAAGTTATTGTGAACAAGGGCGTAACTTTGCCAATAAAATATGGAATGCCTTTAAGCTTGTAAAAGGATGGGAAGTTGATGACAACCTGAAAAATCCAAATAAGATAGCCAATGAATGGTTCGGAAACCGCTTTAATCAGGCCCTCGGCGAAATTGAAGATAACTTTAAACAATACCGGTTGTCTGAAGCGCTAATGGCTACCTACAAACTGGTATGGGACGATTTTTGCGCCTGGTATCTGGAAATGATTAAGCCGGCTTATCAGCAGCCTATTGACAGGGCTACTTACACGACGTCAGTTCAGTATTTTGAAAATATTTTGAAAGTTTTACATCCATTCATGCCTTTCCTTACCGAAGAGCTGTGGCATGATGAGTTGTTTGGTGCCCGTGATGAAAAAGATTGTTGCATTGTTGCGCAGTTGCCTGCTATTGGGGAAATAAATTCACAGATACTGAATGACTTAGAAGTTATCAAAACAATTGTTACACAAATAAGGAACATTCGTAACACAAAGCAAATTTCGCCTAAAGAGGCCCTGGAGCTTTCGGTAAAAATAAACTCTGGTTTACAGTACCAGCAGTATGAGCCTATTATTGTAAAGCTGGGTAATATCAGCAAATTTAGTACTGTTACTGATAAGGTTAATGGCGCCGTTAACTTCATAGCTTCAACCGATGAATTTTATATTCCGCTGAGCGAAAACATAGATCCGGTTGCTGAGCGCACCCGGCTTGAGAAGGAAAAAGAATATCTTTTAGGTTTCCTAAAATCGGTAAATGCAAAACTTGGTAATGAGCGTTTCATGAGCAATGCAAAACCCGAAATTATTGAGGTTGAGCTGCGTAAAAAAGCCGATGCCGAAGCCAAGCTGCAAATTATTCAGGAAGCCCTTGACGGTTTGGCTGATTAA
- a CDS encoding PAS domain-containing protein, whose translation MPIQHSSALPPEMLRVFETLPHPYLILSKELYILTASDAYTQLTGKSRAELREKYLFDVFPKIPDWSSEEGGIAFSLEQVIQTGKPHHLPVTRFDIPNPDDENNLLERYWDTAHTPIFDQDNDICYIIHHTQDVTERVLAERNLKASLEKERKTAERAEQLSRQMEKLFNEMPAQIAIVTGPDLIYAFINPQYEKELFPGRRVLGKPLLLALPEVAGQPIWDALQRVYKTGETYAGNEICIPLAKEIGGKLEDHYFNFVYQAIRDEKGKITGVLSFKYEITELVLAKKRLEQNKGELLVLNEGLAYANEEIQATSEEIQSANEELSATNEELFQAQQNLLKLNDELEERVELRTIELFTAQAEATGQHERLKRFFMQAPAGICVLDGPDFVFELVNPPYQQLFPGRKLTGKPLMDALPELRSQLIGDILKNVYETGETYEGKELLVPMAYTDDGPIEDRYFNFIYQARHDAEHKVDGIMVFVFEVTETVLTRQKEKENEARFRFLLNAIPQQVWTARSNGSLDYVNEVVCDDFGQNAEDIIRHGWQAFIHPDDQQSCLKKWLISLRTGREYMVEFRLKFQDGQYHWHLARAVPMVENGQIILWLGTNTNINIQKNNEQKKDEFLSIASHELKTPLTSIKAFNQLMLRINDPEKQKDFLQKSAAHVLRLEILINDLLDVSRINAGKIEYNMETFNFREMLADSIEGVQHTAPSHRIILEHADDLQYTGDRFRLEQVVNNLLTNAIKYSPDADKVIVNCIVRREDNSLIISVQDFGIGIEEKNLTRLFERYYRVDNTAMRFEGLGLGLFISAEILRRHKGSFWIESKPGVGSTFFFRLLPDTPLKKEPIIQGDYLYQDSTLKLSYNEENARIDADWIGFQNLESIQEGCQQILEMMVKNKVYKILDDNTHLLGNWSEAVDWVSQEWFPAMAKAGLRYFAWVDSHSIFSQLSARKSADPLPRNIDINFFSEVSAAEAWLNEK comes from the coding sequence ATGCCCATACAACACAGTTCAGCTTTACCACCCGAAATGTTACGGGTTTTTGAAACATTACCTCATCCGTATCTGATACTTTCAAAGGAGCTGTACATACTTACCGCGAGCGACGCCTACACACAATTAACCGGTAAAAGCAGGGCAGAACTGCGTGAAAAATACCTGTTTGATGTTTTCCCCAAAATACCCGACTGGTCATCAGAGGAGGGTGGTATAGCTTTTTCCCTTGAACAGGTGATACAAACCGGAAAACCTCACCACCTGCCGGTAACCCGCTTTGATATTCCCAACCCGGACGATGAAAATAACCTGCTGGAGCGTTACTGGGATACCGCCCACACGCCAATTTTTGATCAGGACAATGATATCTGCTACATTATTCACCATACCCAGGATGTAACCGAGCGGGTGCTTGCAGAACGGAACCTGAAAGCCAGTTTGGAGAAGGAAAGAAAAACTGCCGAACGCGCCGAACAACTCAGCAGGCAAATGGAAAAGCTTTTTAACGAAATGCCTGCCCAGATTGCCATAGTAACCGGTCCGGATCTGATTTATGCGTTTATTAACCCCCAATACGAGAAAGAGCTTTTTCCCGGACGACGAGTGCTCGGTAAGCCGCTGCTCCTGGCGCTGCCCGAAGTTGCCGGCCAGCCCATCTGGGATGCACTGCAGCGTGTTTATAAAACAGGCGAAACTTATGCGGGCAATGAGATATGTATTCCCCTGGCCAAAGAAATTGGCGGTAAACTCGAAGATCATTATTTTAATTTTGTATATCAGGCCATACGTGACGAAAAAGGGAAGATCACCGGCGTTTTAAGTTTCAAATATGAAATAACCGAATTGGTTTTAGCTAAAAAGCGCCTGGAGCAAAACAAGGGCGAACTACTTGTGCTTAACGAGGGCCTCGCCTATGCTAACGAAGAGATACAGGCTACAAGCGAAGAAATACAATCGGCAAATGAAGAGTTAAGCGCTACCAACGAAGAGCTTTTTCAGGCCCAGCAAAACCTGCTTAAGCTTAATGACGAACTGGAGGAACGGGTTGAATTACGCACCATTGAACTGTTTACCGCACAGGCCGAGGCCACCGGTCAGCACGAAAGATTGAAAAGGTTTTTTATGCAGGCCCCGGCAGGTATCTGTGTGCTTGACGGGCCCGATTTTGTATTTGAACTGGTTAATCCACCCTACCAGCAGCTTTTTCCGGGACGTAAGCTTACTGGTAAACCACTAATGGACGCCTTGCCCGAGCTGAGGAGCCAGCTGATTGGTGATATCTTAAAAAATGTGTACGAAACAGGCGAAACCTACGAAGGAAAGGAACTGCTGGTACCCATGGCATATACAGACGATGGCCCGATTGAGGATCGTTACTTTAACTTTATTTACCAGGCACGACATGATGCTGAGCATAAGGTTGATGGCATCATGGTTTTTGTTTTCGAAGTTACTGAAACGGTACTTACCCGGCAAAAAGAAAAGGAAAACGAAGCCCGTTTCCGTTTTTTATTAAATGCTATACCCCAGCAGGTATGGACTGCCCGGTCAAACGGATCGCTTGATTATGTAAACGAAGTGGTTTGTGATGATTTTGGCCAAAATGCCGAAGATATTATCAGGCACGGCTGGCAAGCCTTTATTCATCCTGATGATCAGCAGAGTTGTTTAAAAAAATGGCTCATCTCACTTAGAACCGGTCGGGAATACATGGTAGAGTTCCGCCTAAAGTTTCAGGACGGGCAATATCACTGGCATTTGGCCCGGGCTGTACCTATGGTTGAAAATGGCCAGATCATACTATGGTTGGGTACAAACACTAATATCAATATCCAAAAAAACAATGAACAGAAAAAGGACGAGTTCCTTTCAATAGCCAGTCATGAACTAAAAACGCCGCTAACCAGTATTAAAGCCTTTAATCAGCTGATGCTGCGTATAAATGACCCTGAAAAACAAAAAGACTTCCTCCAAAAATCAGCTGCACATGTACTCCGGCTTGAAATACTGATCAATGATCTGCTGGATGTAAGCCGCATTAACGCCGGCAAAATTGAATATAACATGGAAACCTTTAATTTCCGGGAAATGCTGGCTGATAGTATTGAGGGGGTGCAGCATACAGCGCCATCGCACCGTATAATTCTGGAACATGCGGATGACCTACAGTACACGGGCGACCGTTTCAGGCTGGAACAGGTAGTAAATAATTTATTGACTAACGCCATTAAGTACTCGCCCGATGCAGATAAAGTAATTGTTAACTGCATAGTAAGGCGTGAAGATAACAGTCTCATTATATCTGTTCAGGATTTTGGGATAGGTATTGAAGAGAAGAACCTTACCAGGTTATTTGAACGTTATTACCGTGTTGATAATACCGCTATGCGCTTTGAGGGCCTTGGTTTGGGGTTATTTATTTCGGCCGAAATTTTAAGGCGTCACAAAGGCAGTTTCTGGATTGAGAGCAAACCTGGAGTGGGTTCTACATTCTTCTTCAGGCTTTTGCCAGATACCCCCTTAAAAAAGGAACCAATTATACAAGGCGACTACTTGTATCAGGACAGTACGCTTAAATTGAGTTATAATGAGGAAAATGCCCGTATTGATGCTGATTGGATTGGCTTTCAGAACCTCGAGTCGATACAAGAGGGTTGCCAGCAGATACTGGAAATGATGGTGAAAAATAAAGTATACAAAATACTTGATGATAACACCCATTTATTAGGCAATTGGTCTGAAGCTGTAGACTGGGTATCGCAGGAGTGGTTTCCGGCAATGGCAAAAGCAGGGTTACGATACTTTGCCTGGGTAGATTCGCATAGCATATTCAGCCAGTTATCGGCCCGCAAAAGCGCCGATCCCCTGCCACGTAATATTGACATCAACTTTTTTTCTGAGGTATCTGCAGCGGAGGCATGGTTAAATGAAAAATAA
- a CDS encoding type I restriction enzyme HsdR N-terminal domain-containing protein: protein MDLLQPLNLPPYPFKISDHNGQLTLFDEIRKKNIIITPEEWVRQHFVQYLIKHKNYPRSLIKLEGGMKLNGLQKRTDIVVFNTQGKRILMVECKAPSITIDQKTFDQVARYNMVHQVSLLAVSNGLQHYYCNIDLDKRQYQFITDLPAYIKAF from the coding sequence ATGGATCTGCTGCAACCGCTTAACCTGCCCCCATACCCTTTTAAAATAAGTGACCACAACGGGCAGTTAACGTTGTTTGACGAAATACGGAAGAAAAATATAATTATTACACCTGAGGAATGGGTGAGGCAGCATTTTGTTCAATATCTTATTAAACACAAAAACTACCCGCGTTCGCTCATTAAACTGGAAGGCGGCATGAAATTGAACGGCTTGCAAAAACGTACAGACATTGTTGTATTTAATACCCAGGGAAAACGCATATTAATGGTAGAGTGCAAAGCGCCATCTATAACTATTGACCAAAAAACATTTGATCAGGTGGCGCGATATAATATGGTGCATCAAGTATCGTTGCTTGCTGTTAGCAACGGGCTGCAACATTATTATTGTAATATTGACCTCGATAAGCGGCAATATCAGTTTATAACAGATTTGCCGGCTTACATTAAAGCGTTTTAA
- a CDS encoding response regulator — protein sequence MCEDVSFFNFSIHKIISKEQSYLNQARIRLLYYGLFLVFIASGTLFISVYFQGQHLLAYTAGFLMLYVAVLFKALTYRPNWFRISHALLIAGTLINFSIVYVSLQTINIVTVQAVIVVIIFSYYMLGQTWGLVYSLLNTVPILFFLLIDYSNGYVIHIKPDKIDQATIIISLFANFILLIFIHSHLYTSFLKNIKQLKESGEEQAALNSKLEKAIEKAEKSTQAKSEFLSTMSHEIRTPLNAVIGMSNLLMMGSPRPEQKENLEILKFSANNLLAIVNDVLDFNKIESGKLVFENISFNLAELMNNVCGGQKLNAKEKGLEFTLNIDAKLNNKVFFGDPTRITQVVFNLVSNAIKFTTQGNVWVRVICLEDRHNKVTVKFSVRDTGIGIEEINRCRIFEPFTQESLTTTRQYGGTGLGLAIVKRLLDLQGLHLNVLSRIDEGSEFSFNMELPVSTAVIDEGTDTPSGETKQGGSTGLKVLIAEDNMVNVMLMKKLLSKWDIIPTIAENGERAVEFMQYGNFDIILMDLQMPVMNGFDAADEIRKMADPKKANVPIIALTASAMIDIKDKVFEAGMNDYVSKPFKPNELLEKIQSLVALV from the coding sequence ATGTGCGAAGATGTCAGCTTTTTTAATTTTTCCATTCACAAAATAATTTCAAAGGAGCAATCTTATCTAAACCAGGCCCGTATACGTTTATTATACTATGGCCTGTTCCTGGTATTTATTGCATCGGGAACTTTGTTTATAAGTGTTTATTTTCAAGGGCAACATTTGCTGGCTTATACAGCAGGTTTTTTAATGCTTTATGTTGCTGTATTATTTAAGGCATTAACCTATCGGCCCAATTGGTTCCGGATATCGCATGCGCTGCTTATTGCCGGCACCCTTATTAACTTCAGTATTGTTTATGTATCGCTGCAGACTATAAATATTGTAACAGTACAGGCAGTAATAGTAGTTATAATATTTAGCTATTATATGCTCGGCCAAACCTGGGGCCTGGTATATTCTTTATTAAATACAGTACCCATATTGTTTTTTTTGCTTATTGACTATAGCAATGGCTATGTAATACATATTAAGCCCGATAAAATAGACCAGGCTACCATTATCATTAGTCTTTTTGCCAATTTTATACTGCTTATATTTATTCACAGCCACCTCTACACTTCCTTTTTAAAAAATATTAAACAATTGAAAGAGAGCGGAGAGGAGCAGGCCGCGCTTAACAGTAAACTTGAAAAAGCTATTGAAAAGGCCGAAAAATCTACCCAGGCTAAATCGGAATTTCTTTCAACCATGTCACACGAAATCCGTACGCCCCTTAATGCTGTAATTGGCATGAGCAATTTGCTGATGATGGGGAGCCCCAGGCCCGAGCAAAAGGAAAACCTCGAGATATTAAAATTTTCGGCAAACAACCTGCTGGCTATTGTAAATGATGTACTTGATTTTAACAAAATAGAATCAGGTAAATTGGTGTTTGAAAACATAAGTTTTAACCTGGCCGAACTCATGAACAATGTTTGCGGAGGCCAAAAGCTAAATGCCAAAGAAAAAGGGCTGGAGTTTACGCTTAATATTGATGCTAAGTTAAATAATAAAGTGTTTTTTGGCGATCCTACCCGCATAACCCAGGTTGTTTTTAACCTGGTAAGCAATGCTATAAAATTTACCACTCAGGGAAATGTGTGGGTACGGGTTATCTGCCTTGAAGACAGACACAATAAGGTTACGGTTAAATTTTCGGTAAGAGATACAGGAATAGGTATAGAAGAAATAAACCGTTGCCGCATATTTGAACCTTTTACACAGGAATCTTTAACTACAACCCGCCAGTATGGAGGTACAGGATTGGGATTAGCTATTGTAAAACGTTTGCTTGATTTGCAGGGGCTGCACCTGAATGTTTTGAGCAGGATAGATGAAGGATCGGAGTTCTCGTTTAATATGGAACTGCCTGTTTCTACCGCTGTAATTGACGAAGGAACAGATACACCATCGGGAGAGACAAAGCAGGGCGGGTCAACAGGCTTAAAGGTGCTTATTGCTGAGGATAACATGGTGAATGTAATGCTGATGAAAAAACTCCTGTCAAAATGGGATATAATACCCACTATTGCCGAAAATGGTGAACGGGCGGTTGAATTTATGCAGTATGGTAATTTTGATATTATATTAATGGACTTGCAGATGCCTGTGATGAATGGTTTTGACGCGGCCGACGAGATCAGAAAAATGGCCGATCCTAAAAAGGCAAATGTGCCTATTATTGCACTAACTGCCTCGGCAATGATTGATATTAAAGATAAAGTATTCGAGGCCGGAATGAATGATTATGTATCAAAGCCATTTAAGCCGAATGAACTGCTTGAAAAGATACAGAGCCTTGTAGCGCTGGTTTAA